A window of the Burkholderia sp. 9120 genome harbors these coding sequences:
- a CDS encoding EVE domain-containing protein, whose product MRYWLMKSEPDEASIDHLAQAAHHTLPWTGVRNYQARNFMRDMMQVGDGVLFYHSSCPEPGIAGLAEVSSTAYPDPTQFDKKSPYFDPKSSQETPRWLLVDVVFKKKIPLIPLAALREHEELKDMRVLARGNRLSITPVSEAEWRFIIKRLAQ is encoded by the coding sequence ATGCGCTACTGGCTAATGAAGTCCGAACCGGACGAAGCAAGCATCGACCATCTCGCCCAAGCGGCGCATCACACGTTGCCGTGGACCGGCGTGCGCAACTATCAGGCGCGCAACTTCATGCGCGACATGATGCAGGTCGGCGACGGTGTGCTGTTCTATCACTCGAGCTGTCCCGAGCCGGGTATCGCAGGGCTCGCGGAAGTCTCGTCGACCGCTTATCCGGACCCCACGCAGTTCGATAAGAAGAGCCCCTACTTCGACCCGAAGTCGTCGCAGGAAACGCCACGCTGGTTGCTCGTCGACGTGGTGTTCAAGAAGAAGATCCCGCTGATTCCACTCGCCGCGTTGCGCGAGCACGAGGAATTGAAGGACATGCGCGTGCTCGCTCGAGGCAACCGTCTGTCGATCACGCCGGTGAGCGAAGCCGAGTGGCGCTTCATCATCAAACGGCTTGCGCAATGA
- a CDS encoding SIMPL domain-containing protein (The SIMPL domain is named for its presence in mouse protein SIMPL (signalling molecule that associates with mouse pelle-like kinase). Bacterial member BP26, from Brucella, was shown to assemble into a channel-like structure, while YggE from E. coli has been associated with resistance to oxidative stress.), translated as MTKNTARALALALVCATPVALALTPTLARAQNAAPYQPAGVLSLNAQASSEVPQDVVDITLFFEQEASDPSALTATLNQRADSALQKAKGVSGVTARTGSFSIYPSTDRDGRISAWRGRTEIVLESHDFAAASKLAGQMASIMQVGNVQFSLSPEAQRAAEQKLTGEAIKSFRQQAASSAQAFGYSGYAIREVNVGQNGGVMPRPMMMMSARAMSSDAKMSAPVPIEGGTSTVTVNVSGSVQMK; from the coding sequence ATGACGAAAAACACCGCACGGGCACTCGCTCTCGCTCTCGTATGCGCTACGCCGGTTGCGCTCGCACTCACGCCGACTCTGGCTCGCGCGCAGAACGCCGCGCCGTATCAGCCCGCCGGCGTGCTGTCGCTCAATGCGCAGGCCAGCTCGGAAGTCCCGCAAGACGTGGTCGATATCACGCTGTTCTTCGAGCAGGAAGCGAGCGATCCGTCGGCGCTGACCGCCACGTTGAATCAGCGCGCTGATTCGGCGCTGCAAAAAGCCAAGGGCGTGAGCGGCGTGACGGCCCGCACGGGTTCGTTCTCGATCTATCCGTCCACCGATCGCGACGGCCGCATTTCCGCATGGCGCGGCCGCACGGAGATCGTGCTCGAGTCGCACGACTTCGCTGCGGCATCGAAGCTCGCGGGTCAAATGGCATCGATCATGCAGGTCGGCAACGTGCAGTTCTCGTTGTCGCCGGAAGCACAGCGCGCCGCCGAGCAGAAGCTCACCGGCGAAGCGATCAAGTCGTTCCGCCAGCAAGCGGCTTCGTCCGCGCAGGCATTCGGCTATAGCGGCTATGCGATTCGCGAAGTTAACGTCGGTCAGAACGGTGGCGTGATGCCGCGTCCCATGATGATGATGAGCGCCCGTGCCATGAGTTCGGATGCGAAGATGTCGGCGCCGGTGCCAATCGAAGGCGGTACGTCGACGGTAACGGTCAACGTGTCGGGCTCGGTGCAGATGAAGTAA
- the lgt gene encoding prolipoprotein diacylglyceryl transferase translates to MLIHPNFDPVAIHLGPLAVRWYGLMYVVAFIAAIVVGRLRLRLPYVAAQGWTAKDIDDMLFYGVLGTILGGRLGYVLFYKASFYFAHPLDIFKVWEGGMSFHGGFLGVTLAMVLFAYQRKRSWLQVTDFVAPMVPTGLAAGRLGNFINGELWGRVTDPSSPWAMMFPGAAPDDAAWLIAHPQLAAQWHLNEVFAQYHMLPRHPSELYEIALEGIALFFVLIFFSRKPKPLGAISAVFLIGYGLARFTVEFAREPDDFLGLLAMGLSMGQWLSLPMILVGIGLLVWAYRRARREPAQAVSAN, encoded by the coding sequence ATGCTCATTCACCCGAATTTCGACCCCGTTGCCATTCATCTGGGGCCGCTCGCAGTGCGCTGGTATGGACTGATGTACGTCGTCGCCTTTATCGCGGCGATCGTCGTCGGCCGGCTGCGGCTGCGTTTGCCGTACGTCGCGGCGCAAGGCTGGACCGCGAAAGATATCGACGACATGCTGTTTTACGGCGTGCTGGGCACGATTCTCGGCGGCCGCCTCGGCTACGTGCTGTTCTATAAAGCGAGCTTCTATTTCGCGCATCCGCTCGACATCTTCAAGGTGTGGGAAGGCGGCATGTCGTTCCACGGCGGCTTCCTTGGCGTGACGCTGGCCATGGTGCTGTTCGCGTATCAACGCAAACGCTCGTGGCTGCAAGTCACCGATTTCGTCGCGCCGATGGTGCCGACCGGGCTCGCGGCAGGGCGTCTCGGCAACTTTATCAACGGCGAGTTGTGGGGCCGCGTGACCGATCCGTCTTCGCCGTGGGCGATGATGTTTCCCGGCGCCGCGCCTGACGACGCCGCATGGCTCATCGCGCATCCGCAACTGGCCGCACAGTGGCATCTGAACGAAGTGTTCGCGCAATATCACATGCTGCCGCGTCATCCGTCGGAGCTGTATGAGATCGCGCTGGAAGGTATCGCGCTGTTCTTCGTGCTGATCTTCTTCTCGCGCAAACCGAAGCCGTTGGGCGCGATTTCCGCGGTGTTCCTGATCGGCTACGGCCTCGCGCGCTTCACAGTGGAATTCGCGCGTGAGCCGGACGACTTCCTCGGTCTGCTGGCAATGGGTCTCTCCATGGGCCAATGGCTGTCGCTGCCGATGATCCTCGTCGGTATCGGCCTGCTGGTGTGGGCATATCGCCGTGCGCGTCGTGAACCGGCGCAGGCGGTTAGCGCGAACTGA
- a CDS encoding LysR family transcriptional regulator — protein MLPAIPDLRQLRYFVTVAEEKHFGRAAVRLSMTQPPLSQAIRALEETLGVELFARTKRSVELTPVGADLLPEVQRLLAGAEGLRPLAQSLARGEAGVLSLAFVSTADYGLLPLLLRDFGARHPRVRLELTEATSDVQIDELVAGRIDAGLVIAPLPSRHGTQLSWLPIAREPLIVAMSTETAARVAEAAGHNACHDVDPDVSPEAEWLETPISLRDVADAPLVIFPRRLAPGFYDIIMDCYGVAGLTPHIGQEAIQMQTIVSLVSAGMGVALVPQSLRNLRRTGVVYRPLVESVPAIETGLVWRTAEVSPVLAGFIDIARAHAATVEAQHAGAQHV, from the coding sequence ATGCTGCCCGCCATCCCCGACCTGCGCCAGTTGCGCTATTTCGTGACCGTCGCCGAAGAAAAGCACTTCGGGCGCGCGGCCGTGCGTCTTTCGATGACGCAGCCGCCGTTGTCGCAAGCCATCCGCGCGCTGGAGGAGACGCTCGGCGTCGAACTGTTCGCGCGCACCAAGCGCTCGGTCGAGCTCACGCCGGTGGGCGCGGATCTGTTGCCCGAAGTGCAGCGCCTGCTGGCCGGCGCCGAAGGGCTGCGGCCGCTCGCGCAGAGTCTGGCGCGCGGCGAGGCGGGGGTGTTGTCGCTGGCGTTCGTTTCGACCGCGGACTACGGGCTTCTGCCGCTGCTGTTGCGCGATTTCGGCGCGCGCCATCCGCGCGTACGGCTCGAACTGACCGAGGCCACCAGCGACGTTCAAATAGACGAACTGGTGGCCGGACGCATCGACGCGGGCCTCGTGATCGCGCCGCTGCCGTCGCGCCACGGCACGCAGTTGTCGTGGCTGCCGATCGCGCGCGAGCCGCTGATCGTCGCGATGTCGACGGAGACGGCGGCGCGGGTGGCCGAGGCCGCCGGGCACAATGCCTGCCATGACGTGGACCCCGACGTGAGCCCCGAAGCCGAATGGCTCGAGACACCGATCAGCCTGCGCGACGTCGCCGATGCGCCGCTCGTGATCTTCCCAAGACGTTTGGCGCCTGGCTTTTATGACATCATTATGGATTGCTACGGCGTGGCGGGCCTGACGCCCCACATCGGCCAGGAGGCGATCCAGATGCAGACGATCGTGAGCCTCGTGTCGGCCGGCATGGGTGTCGCACTGGTGCCGCAATCGTTACGTAATCTGCGCCGCACCGGCGTGGTGTATCGTCCGCTGGTCGAGTCGGTGCCGGCGATCGAAACGGGGCTGGTCTGGCGCACGGCGGAGGTGAGTCCGGTGCTGGCGGGCTTCATCGACATCGCGCGGGCGCATGCCGCTACCGTCGAGGCGCAGCACGCCGGCGCGCAGCATGTTTAA
- the ilvD gene encoding dihydroxy-acid dehydratase, whose protein sequence is MAYNRRSKNITQGVARSPNRSMYYALGYKKEDFDKPMIGIANGHSTITPCNSGLQRLADAAVAAVKGADANPQIFGTPTISDGMSMGTEGMKYSLVSREVIADCIETCVQGQWMDGVVVIGGCDKNMPGGMIGLARTNVPGIYVYGGTIRPGNWKGVDLTIVSSFEAVGEFTAGRMSEEDFEGVEKNACPSSGSCGGMYTANTMSSSFEALGMSLLYSSTMANPDDEKVDSAAESARVLVEAVKKDLKPRDIITKKSIENAVALIMATGGSTNAVLHYLAIAHAAEVEWSIEDFERMRKKVPVICNLKPSGQYVATDLHKAGGIPQVMKILLDAGMLHGDCITITGKTLAEELKDVPGKPRADQQVIFPIEKALYKEGHLAILKGNLAEDGAVAKITGLKNPVITGPARVFEDEQSALEAILADKIVAGDVVVLRYLGPKGGPGMPEMLAPTSAIIGKGLGETVGLITDGRFSGGTWGMVVGHVAPEAFVGGTIAFVQEGDSITIDAHKLLLQLNIDDAELQRRRAAWQQPKPRYTRGVLAKYSALALPANKGAITG, encoded by the coding sequence ATGGCATACAACCGTCGTTCGAAGAACATCACGCAAGGCGTGGCGCGTTCACCGAATCGCTCCATGTACTACGCCCTCGGCTACAAGAAGGAAGACTTCGACAAGCCGATGATCGGCATCGCCAACGGCCACTCGACCATCACGCCGTGCAACTCCGGCCTGCAGCGTCTGGCCGACGCGGCCGTCGCCGCGGTCAAGGGCGCCGACGCGAATCCGCAGATCTTCGGCACGCCGACCATCTCCGACGGCATGTCGATGGGCACCGAGGGCATGAAGTACTCGCTCGTCTCGCGCGAAGTAATCGCCGACTGCATCGAGACCTGCGTGCAAGGGCAATGGATGGACGGCGTAGTCGTGATCGGCGGCTGCGACAAGAACATGCCGGGCGGCATGATCGGCCTTGCCCGCACCAACGTGCCGGGCATCTACGTGTATGGCGGCACGATCCGTCCGGGCAACTGGAAGGGCGTGGACCTGACCATCGTGTCGTCGTTCGAAGCGGTCGGCGAATTCACGGCCGGCCGTATGTCGGAAGAGGATTTCGAAGGGGTCGAAAAGAACGCGTGCCCGTCTTCCGGATCGTGCGGCGGGATGTACACCGCCAACACGATGAGCTCGTCGTTCGAGGCGCTCGGCATGTCGCTGCTGTATTCGTCGACGATGGCCAATCCCGACGACGAAAAGGTCGACTCCGCCGCCGAATCGGCACGCGTGCTGGTCGAAGCCGTCAAGAAGGACCTGAAGCCGCGCGACATCATCACGAAGAAGTCGATCGAGAACGCCGTCGCGCTGATCATGGCGACCGGCGGCTCGACCAATGCCGTGCTGCACTACCTGGCGATCGCGCACGCGGCCGAGGTGGAATGGAGCATTGAAGACTTCGAGCGTATGCGCAAGAAAGTGCCGGTGATCTGCAACCTGAAGCCGTCCGGCCAATACGTCGCGACGGATCTGCATAAGGCCGGCGGCATTCCGCAAGTCATGAAGATCCTGCTCGACGCGGGGATGTTGCACGGCGATTGCATTACCATCACCGGCAAGACGCTGGCGGAAGAGCTCAAGGACGTGCCGGGCAAACCGCGCGCCGATCAGCAGGTGATTTTCCCGATCGAGAAAGCGCTGTACAAGGAAGGCCACCTCGCGATCCTGAAGGGCAATCTCGCCGAAGACGGCGCGGTCGCCAAGATCACCGGCTTGAAGAACCCGGTCATCACCGGCCCGGCCCGCGTGTTCGAGGACGAACAAAGCGCGCTCGAAGCGATTCTGGCCGACAAGATCGTCGCCGGCGACGTGGTGGTGCTGCGTTACCTCGGTCCGAAGGGCGGACCCGGCATGCCGGAGATGCTGGCGCCGACCTCGGCGATTATCGGCAAGGGGCTCGGCGAAACCGTCGGCCTGATCACCGACGGCCGCTTCTCGGGCGGCACGTGGGGCATGGTGGTCGGCCACGTCGCGCCGGAAGCGTTCGTGGGCGGCACGATCGCGTTCGTGCAGGAAGGCGATTCGATCACGATCGACGCACACAAGCTGCTGCTGCAATTGAATATCGACGACGCCGAGTTGCAGCGCCGCCGCGCCGCCTGGCAGCAGCCGAAGCCGCGCTATACGCGTGGTGTGCTGGCGAAGTATTCGGCGTTGGCGTTGCCGGCTAACAAAGGGGCGATTACCGGCTGA
- a CDS encoding enterotoxin A family protein, whose protein sequence is MPAKERAPGELAGAGAGALLPAQSSDTLQRTRRTPPPWPLPPEATLPATEHTFDIYNGPATRHNGLSSSVLSQAAGQPSALNNVCAGLVLGTLYLVATGKAPNLFEMTSVMRDSLGDWQLRQAALTSIYQVQRDTVRDPIGNVPGLIARPNFDSIRTSAELRRTLESEFGQRHSSADGRGSYQTTMMPIRIQFRAAPASEQRPDGGSVERPGHMIMVQRLDPSDNFRNDRYQIYDPQFGAFEYENFDQMAVVMARLLDYGYQQYGFIARVRTLPYDAENTYRPNDGASAAASSLGNATLAAVDDAPELQGAHALSLPPVNLPRPDFTQLPRPPHDELKRDVSTASDPQPYVLYRPSDVPPEAMRKAHGFSAENTRMNNVNLALHNCALSLSPGATDGGGYLGTFRDSETAKKRLSGGGQQSGYIYYIKPSPNMVDVHGSLGKADRIPGDREVAAMGRIDDAQVCGWSKVVAGVPGPFVANPDYRYDIFDHTRTSGAQPQLAHFSPDDPAWADSDHKPFVSGVNIGGKVRYLPNEDPALTSAAFYRRAFDKIHYAASQLEKGEDYREPVHIKPYFNNNDGKGGTKLSFHNGNGYPAVDLSDTGLSQYEFSFGDDGRIHSAHDYGQVLRIDKDGNAYIGGAPKDPTDLNGVFVYVRGIDGLLHVEDRKWLTEGVFAVTPYVSPPQSRDGQLATRQSWRLENAKRQAVFPPLPMAAFVGNPVATSEQQYRLYLDPDSALPRGATHFVTEVPSADNPHRGQALVESQPSLRQDEIARIGAWLKSHNAAWLFRDGLMAIPAARGQLEIRTIGGTPVWRTRADPAAGSHVLYDSLQAPPLKSTFKLPEPIWNRIIAQQARYAELEGRAQHFYM, encoded by the coding sequence GTGCCCGCCAAAGAACGGGCGCCCGGCGAACTTGCTGGAGCTGGCGCCGGCGCGCTGTTGCCAGCGCAGAGTTCGGACACGTTGCAGCGCACTCGCAGGACGCCGCCGCCTTGGCCGCTACCTCCAGAGGCGACCCTTCCGGCGACGGAACACACCTTCGATATCTATAACGGCCCCGCGACGAGGCACAACGGCCTCTCTTCCTCGGTCCTGTCGCAAGCCGCCGGACAGCCCAGCGCATTGAACAATGTGTGCGCCGGCCTCGTGCTAGGCACGCTCTACCTGGTGGCGACAGGAAAAGCGCCGAATCTGTTCGAGATGACTTCCGTCATGCGTGATTCCCTTGGCGATTGGCAACTGAGACAGGCGGCGTTGACGTCGATCTATCAGGTGCAGCGAGATACCGTGCGCGATCCTATCGGCAACGTTCCGGGTCTTATCGCGCGACCCAATTTCGACTCGATTCGAACCAGTGCGGAGTTGCGCAGAACGCTGGAGTCTGAATTCGGGCAGCGTCACAGTTCGGCCGACGGCCGCGGCAGTTATCAAACCACGATGATGCCGATACGCATTCAGTTCCGCGCCGCGCCCGCTTCGGAACAAAGGCCAGACGGCGGCAGCGTGGAGCGCCCCGGCCATATGATCATGGTGCAACGGCTCGATCCTTCCGATAACTTCCGGAATGACCGATACCAGATTTACGACCCGCAATTCGGCGCCTTCGAGTACGAAAATTTCGATCAGATGGCGGTTGTCATGGCTCGGTTGCTCGATTATGGCTATCAGCAGTACGGTTTTATCGCTCGCGTGCGCACGTTGCCCTATGACGCCGAGAATACGTATCGGCCGAATGACGGTGCGAGCGCGGCTGCTTCGTCCCTTGGCAACGCTACGCTCGCCGCCGTGGACGATGCGCCCGAACTCCAGGGCGCTCATGCTTTATCTCTCCCGCCGGTGAATCTGCCGAGGCCGGATTTCACGCAGTTGCCGCGGCCACCGCATGACGAACTCAAGCGTGACGTCAGCACGGCTTCCGACCCGCAGCCTTATGTGCTCTATCGTCCCTCGGACGTGCCGCCCGAAGCGATGCGCAAGGCGCACGGCTTCAGTGCGGAAAACACGCGGATGAACAACGTCAACCTGGCGCTGCATAACTGCGCGCTGTCATTGAGCCCGGGTGCCACTGACGGCGGCGGCTATCTCGGCACGTTCCGTGACAGCGAGACCGCGAAGAAGCGGCTCTCAGGCGGCGGGCAACAAAGCGGCTATATCTATTACATCAAGCCGAGCCCCAACATGGTCGACGTCCATGGCAGCCTGGGCAAGGCCGATCGCATCCCGGGCGACCGCGAAGTTGCCGCGATGGGCCGGATCGACGATGCCCAGGTGTGTGGCTGGAGCAAGGTCGTGGCTGGGGTGCCGGGTCCCTTCGTGGCCAACCCCGACTATCGTTACGACATCTTCGACCACACTCGCACGTCCGGCGCGCAACCGCAGCTCGCGCACTTTTCTCCGGACGACCCCGCGTGGGCGGATAGCGATCACAAGCCGTTCGTATCGGGGGTGAACATCGGCGGCAAGGTGCGCTATCTGCCAAACGAGGATCCAGCGCTGACGTCGGCCGCTTTCTACCGACGTGCTTTCGACAAAATCCATTACGCGGCGAGCCAGTTGGAGAAAGGCGAGGACTATCGCGAGCCAGTCCATATCAAACCGTACTTCAATAACAACGACGGCAAGGGCGGCACGAAGCTGAGCTTTCACAACGGCAACGGGTATCCGGCGGTCGATTTGTCCGATACGGGCCTTTCCCAGTATGAATTTTCATTTGGGGACGATGGCCGCATCCATTCCGCGCACGACTATGGGCAGGTGCTGCGAATCGACAAGGACGGCAATGCGTACATTGGCGGCGCCCCGAAGGATCCGACCGACCTGAACGGCGTGTTTGTTTATGTTCGCGGGATTGACGGTCTGCTGCATGTCGAAGACCGCAAGTGGCTGACCGAGGGCGTCTTCGCGGTCACGCCTTATGTTTCGCCGCCGCAGTCGCGAGACGGCCAACTCGCCACGCGGCAATCCTGGCGGCTGGAGAATGCCAAACGGCAGGCGGTTTTTCCTCCACTGCCGATGGCCGCATTCGTTGGCAATCCTGTCGCCACGTCGGAGCAGCAATACCGGCTTTACCTGGATCCGGATTCGGCGTTACCTCGTGGTGCCACGCACTTCGTGACCGAGGTGCCGTCGGCGGACAATCCGCACCGCGGCCAGGCTCTCGTTGAGTCCCAGCCCTCGCTGCGGCAGGATGAGATCGCACGTATCGGTGCATGGCTCAAGTCGCACAACGCGGCGTGGCTGTTTCGTGATGGGTTGATGGCCATTCCCGCGGCGCGCGGCCAGTTGGAGATACGCACGATCGGCGGTACGCCGGTTTGGCGCACGAGGGCCGATCCGGCGGCTGGCAGCCACGTGCTCTACGACTCGCTGCAGGCGCCGCCGCTGAAGTCGACCTTCAAGCTTCCCGAGCCGATCTGGAATCGCATCATCGCGCAACAGGCGAGGTACGCCGAGCTCGAGGGTCGTGCGCAGCACTTCTATATGTGA
- a CDS encoding c-type cytochrome has protein sequence MKSMSHAALATAGLLGVILSVGSPVAHAEAAAGLALAQQENCMSCHAVARPFMGPALHDVAAKYAGRDDAATYLKNKILDGSAGVWGIVPMPANTQLTPDQAATLAGWVLSLK, from the coding sequence ATGAAATCCATGTCGCATGCAGCGCTTGCAACCGCCGGCCTGCTGGGCGTTATCTTGAGCGTCGGCAGTCCGGTCGCGCATGCCGAGGCCGCCGCCGGTCTGGCGCTGGCCCAGCAGGAGAACTGTATGAGTTGCCACGCGGTCGCGCGTCCGTTCATGGGACCGGCGCTACATGATGTCGCAGCGAAATACGCGGGTCGCGACGACGCCGCAACCTATCTGAAGAACAAGATTCTGGATGGCAGCGCAGGCGTGTGGGGAATCGTGCCCATGCCCGCGAACACGCAACTCACGCCCGATCAGGCGGCCACGTTGGCAGGCTGGGTGTTGTCGCTGAAATGA
- a CDS encoding DUF2486 family protein, translating into MSDPHDNSIPVLSEILVPGNPVQARHPSNDAAVPAEHAITDDGAPREPGFRTEPVLEPDTLHAHELAAVQEPAAEPPPLPTLDEVLELGRAAAPEPLHAPAHAADHHPKKRSRSHHAHDDVPERDAGVFNRAEPLAPFEAGTSVPPDIAHETTAAPQPGLDANLIAERLRGRFAGFLTGEGREVIEARCRDALQEHTGWLVSQITREVALTLETEMTAWVREAVEEEIARRSGHA; encoded by the coding sequence GTGTCCGATCCCCACGACAATTCGATTCCGGTGTTAAGCGAGATTCTCGTGCCGGGTAATCCTGTGCAGGCGCGTCACCCGTCGAACGACGCGGCTGTGCCGGCGGAACACGCCATCACTGACGACGGTGCGCCGCGTGAGCCTGGCTTTCGCACTGAGCCGGTGCTCGAGCCGGACACCCTGCATGCGCATGAACTCGCTGCCGTGCAGGAACCCGCGGCCGAGCCACCGCCCTTGCCGACGCTGGACGAGGTGCTCGAGCTAGGCCGTGCGGCCGCGCCGGAACCCTTACATGCGCCGGCGCATGCGGCGGATCATCATCCGAAGAAGCGTTCGCGCTCGCATCACGCGCATGACGATGTGCCCGAGCGCGATGCCGGCGTCTTCAATCGCGCCGAGCCTCTTGCTCCGTTCGAAGCCGGTACGAGCGTGCCGCCCGATATCGCTCACGAAACCACTGCGGCGCCGCAGCCGGGCCTCGATGCGAATCTCATCGCCGAGCGTCTGCGTGGACGCTTTGCGGGTTTTCTGACGGGCGAGGGACGCGAGGTCATCGAGGCGCGTTGCCGCGATGCATTGCAGGAGCACACGGGCTGGCTGGTCAGCCAGATCACGCGTGAAGTCGCGCTGACGCTGGAAACCGAAATGACCGCGTGGGTGCGGGAAGCGGTGGAAGAAGAGATCGCGCGGCGCTCAGGCCACGCGTGA
- a CDS encoding DNA polymerase III subunit chi, whose product MTRIDFHSNVGDSLLYACRLIRKAYQAGQPTIVLAEPERLRAFDEQLWTFSPLDFVPHCMAGTPLAAQTPIVLASNLDDVPHHQVLLNLGAAVPAQFARFERLLEVVGNAHDELAAGRERYRFYRDRGYALNNYKQGS is encoded by the coding sequence ATGACGAGGATCGATTTTCACTCGAACGTCGGCGATTCGCTGCTGTATGCGTGCCGCCTGATCCGCAAGGCGTATCAGGCGGGCCAGCCGACCATCGTGCTGGCCGAGCCCGAGCGTCTGCGGGCTTTCGACGAACAGCTGTGGACCTTCTCGCCGCTCGACTTCGTGCCGCACTGCATGGCGGGCACGCCGCTCGCCGCGCAAACGCCTATCGTGCTGGCGTCGAATCTCGACGACGTGCCGCATCACCAGGTGCTGCTCAATCTGGGCGCTGCGGTGCCGGCCCAGTTCGCCCGCTTCGAAAGATTGCTGGAAGTGGTCGGTAACGCACACGACGAACTCGCTGCGGGCCGCGAACGCTATCGTTTCTATCGCGATCGCGGCTATGCTTTGAACAACTACAAGCAAGGCAGCTAG
- a CDS encoding leucyl aminopeptidase, giving the protein MDFSIKACDWTKGSSNGFLTGKSDCIVIGVFESQTLSGAALEIDAATKGLLTRVIKAGDMEGKAGSTLFLHEVSGIGASRVLLVGLGKQDAFNQKAYGDAARAAWRALLGTKIVQVTFTLAQLPILERSADWGVRAAILALRELTYKFTQMKSKPDTTPRALKRIVFSVNTGDDKAAKLAAKQGAALANGMDLTRDLGNLPSNVCTPTYLANTAKKLAKDWKLKVEVLGEKQCEALKMGSFLSVTAGSVEPAQFIVLQYHGGAAKAAPVVLVGKGVTFDTGGISLKPGEGMDEMKYDMCGAGSVLGTIRAVAEMGLKINVVAIIAAVENMPSATATKPGDIVTSMKGLTIEVLNTDAEGRLILCDALTYAERFKPAAVIDVATLTGACVIALGHHNSGLFSKDDALAGELLDASREASDPAWRMPLDDEYQDQLKSNFADLANIGGRPGGSVTAACFLSRFTEAYPWAHLDIAGTAWKSGAAKGATGRPVPLLSQFLIDRAAQ; this is encoded by the coding sequence ATGGACTTTAGCATAAAAGCCTGTGATTGGACCAAAGGCTCGTCAAACGGTTTCCTGACCGGTAAATCCGATTGCATCGTGATCGGTGTGTTCGAGTCGCAGACGCTTTCGGGCGCGGCGCTCGAGATCGATGCGGCCACCAAAGGGCTGTTGACCCGTGTCATCAAAGCCGGCGATATGGAAGGCAAAGCCGGCTCCACGCTGTTCCTGCACGAAGTGTCGGGTATCGGCGCTTCGCGTGTGCTGCTGGTCGGTCTCGGCAAGCAGGACGCTTTCAATCAGAAAGCCTACGGCGACGCTGCGCGCGCCGCCTGGCGTGCGTTGCTGGGCACGAAGATCGTCCAGGTCACGTTCACGCTCGCGCAACTGCCTATCCTCGAACGCTCGGCCGATTGGGGCGTGCGCGCCGCGATCCTCGCGCTGCGCGAGCTGACGTACAAGTTCACGCAGATGAAGAGCAAGCCGGACACCACGCCGCGCGCGCTGAAGCGCATCGTGTTCAGCGTCAACACCGGCGACGACAAGGCCGCCAAGCTGGCCGCCAAGCAAGGCGCGGCGCTGGCCAACGGCATGGACCTGACGCGCGACCTCGGCAACCTGCCGAGCAACGTCTGCACGCCGACCTACCTCGCCAACACCGCGAAGAAGCTCGCCAAAGACTGGAAGCTGAAGGTCGAAGTGCTCGGCGAGAAACAATGCGAAGCGCTGAAGATGGGCTCGTTCCTGTCGGTCACGGCCGGCTCGGTCGAACCGGCGCAGTTCATCGTGCTGCAGTACCACGGCGGCGCCGCGAAGGCCGCGCCGGTGGTGCTGGTCGGCAAGGGCGTCACGTTCGACACCGGCGGCATCTCGCTGAAGCCGGGCGAAGGCATGGACGAGATGAAGTACGACATGTGCGGCGCCGGTTCGGTGCTGGGCACGATCCGCGCCGTCGCCGAAATGGGCTTGAAAATCAACGTCGTGGCGATCATCGCGGCGGTTGAGAACATGCCGTCGGCTACGGCCACCAAGCCGGGCGACATCGTCACCAGCATGAAGGGTTTGACGATCGAAGTGCTGAACACGGACGCCGAAGGCCGGCTGATCCTGTGCGACGCACTCACCTACGCCGAGCGCTTCAAGCCGGCAGCCGTGATCGACGTCGCTACGCTGACGGGCGCCTGCGTCATCGCGCTGGGTCACCACAACAGCGGCCTGTTCTCGAAAGACGACGCGCTGGCGGGCGAGTTGCTCGACGCATCGCGTGAGGCTTCGGACCCGGCCTGGCGCATGCCGCTCGACGACGAGTATCAGGACCAGCTCAAGTCGAACTTCGCCGATCTGGCGAACATCGGCGGCCGTCCTGGCGGCAGCGTGACGGCGGCGTGCTTCCTGTCGCGCTTCACCGAAGCGTATCCGTGGGCGCATCTGGACATCGCGGGTACGGCGTGGAAGAGCGGCGCGGCGAAGGGCGCGACCGGTCGTCCGGTGCCGTTGCTCTCGCAGTTCCTGATCGACCGCGCTGCACAATGA